From the genome of Ignavibacteriales bacterium, one region includes:
- the gmd gene encoding GDP-mannose 4,6-dehydratase produces the protein MPKALITGITGQDGSYLTEILLEKGYEVHGIIRRSSSFNTNRIDHLYNNHEIMNKKLFLHYGDLVDTSNLNRLLEKIEPNEIYNLAAQSHVKVSFEIPDYTAQVDALGTLRFLDAIREVGLRKVKFYQASTSELFGKAQEVPQSEKTPFYPRSPYGVAKLYGYWIIVNYREAYNIFASNGILFNHESPRRGETFVTRKITRAVSRIITGIDKELSIGNLNSKRDWGYAPEFCEGMWRILHYEKADDFVLATGETHTVREFIENSFSEVGIELEWNGMEEDEKGIIKKIDLSAAEQLVEVDKKDLRFSLSNNVKVGDVVVSINSNYYRPTEVDLLIGNAEKAKRELEWKAKTKFVDLVKIMIKSDLEKVLKRGY, from the coding sequence TTGCCAAAAGCATTAATAACCGGAATTACAGGACAGGATGGAAGTTATCTGACTGAGATCCTTTTAGAGAAAGGATATGAAGTTCATGGTATCATTCGGAGGAGCAGTTCTTTCAACACAAACAGAATTGATCACCTCTACAATAATCATGAGATAATGAATAAGAAATTATTTCTTCATTATGGTGATTTAGTAGATACAAGTAATCTGAACCGCCTTCTTGAAAAAATTGAACCAAATGAAATATATAATCTTGCGGCTCAAAGTCATGTAAAAGTATCATTTGAAATACCGGATTATACTGCACAAGTGGATGCATTAGGCACTTTACGATTTTTGGATGCCATCAGAGAGGTGGGATTGCGCAAAGTAAAATTCTATCAAGCATCCACGAGTGAACTATTTGGAAAAGCACAAGAAGTTCCCCAGTCCGAAAAGACTCCATTCTATCCACGCTCTCCTTATGGTGTAGCAAAATTGTATGGATACTGGATAATTGTGAATTATCGTGAAGCATATAATATTTTCGCTTCAAATGGTATTTTATTTAATCATGAATCTCCTAGACGCGGTGAAACTTTTGTAACAAGAAAAATAACACGTGCTGTCTCCCGTATAATTACTGGAATTGATAAAGAGTTATCGATTGGTAATTTAAATTCCAAACGAGATTGGGGTTATGCACCTGAATTCTGTGAAGGTATGTGGAGAATATTGCATTATGAAAAAGCCGACGACTTTGTTCTTGCTACCGGAGAAACTCATACAGTAAGGGAATTCATTGAAAATTCATTCAGCGAAGTAGGTATTGAGCTAGAATGGAATGGAATGGAAGAAGACGAAAAAGGAATCATTAAAAAGATTGATCTTTCAGCTGCAGAACAATTAGTTGAGGTTGATAAAAAAGATCTAAGATTTTCACTTTCAAATAATGTAAAAGTCGGCGATGTTGTTGTTTCAATTAATTCAAATTATTACAGACCTACAGAAGTTGATTTGCTAATCGGGAATGCAGAAAAAGCTAAGAGAGAACTTGAATGGAAAGCAAAAACAAAATTTGTTGATTTGGTAAAGATTATGATAAAGTCGGATTTGGAAAAAGTTCTCAAACGTGGCTATTAA
- a CDS encoding nucleotide sugar dehydrogenase has protein sequence MNSYHQFIYKINSKTATIAVIGLGYVGLPLALEFSKKGFKTIGFDIDEGKIPLLMSGQSYIKHIPSEKIALAVKSQLFSATTDFSRIKETDAILLCVPTPLDEHREPDLTYVKNSAELVAQFLRKGQLVVLESSTYPGTTEEILLPLFEDSGLVEGNKKFEVGEDFFLAFSPEREDPNNPNYSTSTIPKVVGGTTSKCLEIACLLYDQIIIKTVPVSSTRVAEATKLLENIYRSVNIALMNELKMVFDKMKIDVWEVIEAAKTKPFGFQAFYPGPGLGGHCIPIDPFYLTWKAREYDISTKFIELAGEINTYQPYYVAEKVISVLNQNCKSIKGAKILILGVSYKRNIDDKRESPSLKLIEIFQNKDAKVDFSDPYAPQLTPSRKYDYNIPSINLSAKNLSSYDLVLLSTDHDNFDYELIAKNSKLIVDTRNAFERHGIKSPHIYKS, from the coding sequence ATGAATTCTTATCATCAATTTATATATAAAATTAACTCTAAAACTGCTACAATTGCGGTTATAGGCCTTGGATATGTTGGTTTACCTCTCGCTTTAGAATTTTCGAAAAAAGGCTTTAAAACTATTGGATTTGACATTGATGAAGGGAAGATTCCCCTTTTAATGAGCGGACAAAGTTACATTAAACATATTCCTTCAGAAAAAATTGCCTTAGCGGTTAAATCACAGTTGTTTTCAGCAACCACAGATTTTTCTAGAATTAAAGAAACCGATGCAATATTATTATGTGTTCCAACTCCACTTGACGAACACCGGGAACCTGATCTCACTTATGTGAAAAATTCCGCTGAATTGGTGGCTCAATTTCTGCGAAAAGGTCAGCTTGTTGTTTTGGAATCCTCGACCTATCCGGGTACGACAGAGGAAATTTTACTTCCTTTATTCGAAGATAGCGGATTAGTAGAAGGAAATAAAAAATTTGAAGTTGGGGAAGACTTTTTTTTAGCTTTCAGTCCAGAGAGAGAGGACCCTAATAATCCGAATTATTCAACATCAACGATTCCTAAAGTGGTTGGGGGTACAACAAGCAAATGCCTTGAAATTGCATGCTTACTATATGACCAAATTATTATCAAAACAGTGCCCGTTTCATCAACCAGAGTAGCTGAAGCGACTAAATTATTAGAAAATATTTATCGCTCTGTAAATATTGCACTAATGAACGAACTCAAAATGGTATTTGATAAAATGAAAATAGACGTTTGGGAGGTAATTGAAGCCGCGAAGACTAAACCATTTGGTTTTCAAGCATTTTATCCTGGCCCAGGCCTTGGTGGTCATTGCATTCCCATCGATCCTTTTTACTTAACATGGAAAGCACGAGAATATGATATCAGTACAAAGTTTATAGAATTGGCCGGTGAGATCAATACATATCAGCCATATTATGTTGCAGAAAAAGTAATTAGTGTTCTTAATCAAAATTGCAAATCAATCAAGGGTGCAAAGATTCTTATTCTTGGAGTATCATACAAAAGAAATATCGACGATAAACGTGAATCGCCATCACTAAAACTCATTGAAATATTTCAGAACAAAGATGCAAAAGTTGATTTTAGCGATCCTTATGCCCCCCAACTAACTCCTTCAAGAAAATATGATTATAACATACCGTCTATCAATCTTTCTGCAAAAAATTTATCTTCTTATGATCTAGTCCTTTTAAGTACAGACCACGATAATTTCGATTATGAATTGATTGCTAAAAATTCTAAGCTAATCGTTGATACACGGAATGCATTTGAACGTCATGGAATTAAGAGTCCTCATATTTATAAATCATGA
- a CDS encoding glycosyltransferase, whose protein sequence is MNIEKNNLADLMNNVARDRDKWIKKNEYYYKDLIKFFRYNIPEGSSVLEVGCGTGEILASVKPLYGVGIDISAAMIDIAAKKYPRLKFIQMDAEQIMFEDKFEYIIISDTLGYFFDIQKVFSALHKVADSSTRIVITYHSFLWTPFLRIAELLRLKMPQKKLNWLNQNDIIGLLECEGFEIVTYGKRLLFPKYFPLISTILNKFIAHFPLINRLCLTGYIISRMKFDPSDYKKLNSISIIVPARNEKGNIEIIAKKLIGLKEPLEVIFVEGNSTDGTLEEIKRVCEKYKGSIDIKYFVQGGKGKGNAVRCGFSKAKGDILIILDSDMSVPPEELPKFFNIMRKGVGEFVYGSRLVYPLEKDSMRILNLLANKFFSIVFSWLLGQRIKDTLCGTKVITKQNYEKLIKNRKYFGNFDPFGDFDLILGSSKLNLKFIEIPIRYYSRQYGQTNISRFLHGWLLLKMSFFALFKIKFY, encoded by the coding sequence ATGAACATCGAAAAAAATAATTTAGCTGACTTGATGAATAATGTTGCGAGGGATAGAGATAAATGGATTAAAAAGAACGAATATTACTATAAAGATTTAATAAAGTTTTTTAGATACAATATACCGGAAGGAAGTTCGGTACTGGAAGTTGGTTGTGGAACGGGTGAAATTTTAGCAAGTGTAAAGCCATTGTATGGCGTTGGTATAGATATATCCGCAGCAATGATTGATATTGCTGCGAAGAAATATCCTCGCCTAAAATTTATTCAAATGGATGCGGAACAAATTATGTTTGAAGATAAATTCGAGTATATTATTATTTCCGATACTCTCGGATATTTTTTTGATATTCAAAAAGTATTCTCTGCACTACATAAAGTTGCCGATTCATCTACCAGAATAGTAATTACCTACCACAGTTTTTTATGGACACCTTTTCTAAGAATTGCGGAATTGCTGAGGTTAAAAATGCCGCAGAAAAAATTGAATTGGCTGAACCAAAACGATATAATCGGATTACTTGAATGCGAAGGTTTTGAAATAGTTACTTATGGAAAGAGACTATTATTTCCTAAATATTTTCCTTTGATTTCAACGATTCTTAACAAATTTATTGCACATTTTCCACTGATAAACAGATTATGTCTTACTGGTTATATCATTTCAAGAATGAAGTTTGATCCGTCCGATTATAAGAAATTAAATTCAATAAGTATAATCGTTCCCGCGCGTAATGAGAAAGGAAATATCGAAATAATTGCTAAGAAACTAATTGGTTTAAAAGAACCGTTGGAAGTTATTTTTGTTGAGGGTAATTCAACTGACGGCACATTAGAAGAAATAAAAAGAGTTTGTGAAAAATATAAAGGTTCGATTGACATTAAGTATTTCGTTCAGGGAGGAAAAGGAAAAGGCAATGCTGTCCGGTGTGGTTTTTCAAAAGCCAAAGGAGATATTTTAATAATTCTCGACTCTGATATGTCGGTTCCCCCCGAAGAACTTCCCAAATTTTTTAATATAATGCGCAAAGGTGTTGGTGAGTTTGTATACGGCTCCAGGCTGGTTTACCCATTGGAAAAAGATTCTATGAGAATTCTGAATCTCTTAGCGAATAAATTCTTCTCAATTGTTTTCAGCTGGCTGTTGGGGCAGCGTATTAAAGATACACTTTGCGGCACTAAAGTTATTACAAAGCAAAACTATGAAAAACTAATTAAGAACAGAAAATATTTTGGCAATTTTGATCCGTTTGGCGATTTTGACTTGATTTTAGGCTCATCCAAATTGAATCTCAAATTTATTGAAATCCCGATAAGATATTATTCTCGGCAATATGGGCAAACAAATATTTCCAGGTTTCTGCACGGCTGGTTATTGTTAAAAATGTCTTTCTTTGCTCTATTCAAAATCAAATTCTACTGA
- a CDS encoding GDP-L-fucose synthase: MNNKKIYIAGHKGMVGSAILRRFKSAGFDNFVLRSLEELDLRQQNEANRFFSYEKPEVVIIAAAKVGGILANNKYRAEFLYDNLMIEANIINEAYKNGTEKLIFLGSSCIYPKLAPQPLKEEYLLSDYLEYTNEPYAIAKIAGIKLCESYYKQYGCNYYSIMPTNLYGYYDNFDLESSHVLPALMRKFHEAKINNNDKVQIWGTGKPCREFLFVDDLADAIYFLFDKINARDLYDNSLTHLNIGTGQDISIEELSKMIKRIIGFNGEINYDSSKPDGTPKKLLDVSRLHQLGWEHKTSLEDGIELTYKWYLNNNIKIL, from the coding sequence ATGAATAACAAAAAGATATATATAGCGGGTCATAAGGGGATGGTCGGTTCAGCAATATTAAGAAGATTTAAAAGTGCAGGATTTGACAATTTCGTTTTAAGATCTCTAGAAGAATTGGATTTGCGTCAACAAAATGAAGCCAACCGTTTTTTTAGCTATGAAAAACCTGAGGTTGTAATTATAGCGGCAGCAAAAGTTGGCGGTATTTTAGCCAATAACAAATATCGCGCTGAGTTTCTTTACGACAATTTGATGATAGAGGCTAATATTATTAATGAAGCATATAAAAATGGAACTGAGAAACTAATATTTCTCGGAAGTTCTTGTATTTATCCTAAACTTGCACCTCAACCTTTAAAAGAAGAATATCTTCTTTCTGATTATTTAGAATACACCAACGAACCTTATGCAATTGCAAAAATTGCTGGTATTAAACTTTGTGAAAGTTATTATAAACAATATGGATGTAATTATTACTCTATTATGCCGACTAATTTATACGGCTACTATGATAATTTCGATTTAGAATCATCCCATGTATTACCTGCCTTGATGCGAAAATTTCACGAAGCAAAAATTAATAATAATGATAAAGTTCAAATTTGGGGAACAGGAAAACCATGCCGTGAGTTTTTGTTTGTGGATGATCTTGCAGATGCAATTTATTTTCTATTTGATAAAATTAACGCAAGGGATCTTTACGATAATAGTCTAACTCATTTAAATATAGGCACGGGTCAAGATATCTCAATTGAAGAATTATCTAAAATGATTAAAAGAATAATCGGCTTCAATGGCGAAATAAATTATGATTCTTCCAAGCCAGATGGTACTCCGAAAAAATTGTTGGACGTCTCCCGCCTTCATCAATTAGGGTGGGAACACAAAACATCTTTAGAAGACGGTATAGAACTAACTTATAAGTGGTACTTAAATAATAACATAAAAATATTATAG
- a CDS encoding FkbM family methyltransferase — protein MIEKLFYSVVNFIYKNLPNVYRIIYFYYKNISDRKRIEILKNNIKPGDIVLDIGGNIGFYSSLMAKLVGGKGEVHVFEPDPVNYKHLEHNTRRFKNVKIYKLAAGPSNGLIKLYCSKYLNVDHQTYDSGEMRDTIDVECVSLDTFFDPYKKINFVKIDVQGFDYQVVEGMKNIITNSKDVKILGEFWPFGLAKAGVKSQQYISLLSSLKFNIEFIDKSKATASESFENDINYYTDFWAHK, from the coding sequence ATGATAGAAAAGTTGTTTTATAGCGTCGTAAATTTTATTTATAAGAATTTACCAAATGTTTACCGCATAATATATTTCTATTATAAAAATATCAGCGACCGCAAGAGAATAGAAATATTAAAAAACAATATAAAACCCGGAGATATTGTTCTTGATATAGGGGGTAATATCGGCTTCTATTCGTCTCTTATGGCTAAACTTGTGGGGGGAAAAGGTGAAGTACATGTCTTTGAACCGGATCCGGTAAACTATAAACATTTGGAGCATAATACCCGACGGTTTAAAAATGTAAAAATATATAAACTGGCTGCTGGGCCGAGTAACGGTTTAATAAAATTATATTGTTCAAAATATCTAAATGTTGACCACCAGACTTATGACTCTGGAGAAATGAGGGATACTATTGATGTTGAGTGCGTGTCTTTGGATACATTTTTTGATCCTTACAAGAAAATAAATTTCGTTAAAATTGATGTCCAAGGCTTCGATTACCAAGTTGTTGAAGGTATGAAAAATATTATAACCAATTCAAAAGACGTTAAGATTTTGGGAGAATTCTGGCCGTTTGGTTTAGCCAAAGCGGGCGTCAAGTCACAACAATACATTAGTTTGTTATCGAGCTTGAAATTTAACATTGAGTTTATTGATAAATCAAAAGCCACGGCATCGGAAAGTTTCGAAAATGATATAAATTACTATACCGATTTTTGGGCTCATAAATAA
- a CDS encoding glycosyltransferase family 2 protein — translation MTNRYGKKFLILIPAFNEEDRISNVICECRKYLSNETDLLVINDGSTDGTLLVCEKEGVDVINTPFNQGIGNALQTGFRYAIENNYDFLINLDADGQHNPSDLPKFIKKLHDGEYDIIIGSRFLEKSNYDGAMVKVLGIKFFSKLISLLIREKLTDVTSGFRGMNRAVLNFALIDTFNFDYPDADFLLTLHRAGFKFCEIPVVMQKRLGGKSQHRGLKPLYYIFKMLLSIFIILLREKKR, via the coding sequence TTGACTAATCGTTACGGGAAAAAATTTTTAATCTTAATCCCTGCTTTCAATGAAGAGGATAGAATAAGCAATGTAATTTGCGAGTGTAGGAAATATTTATCAAATGAAACAGATCTGTTAGTAATAAATGATGGCTCGACTGACGGGACACTTTTGGTATGTGAAAAAGAAGGAGTCGATGTTATAAATACTCCTTTTAATCAAGGGATTGGAAATGCGCTTCAGACAGGATTTCGTTACGCAATTGAGAATAATTATGATTTCTTAATTAATCTAGATGCTGATGGACAACATAACCCATCAGACCTCCCAAAATTTATTAAGAAGTTGCATGATGGAGAATATGATATAATAATCGGCTCCCGGTTTCTCGAAAAAAGCAATTACGATGGCGCAATGGTTAAAGTCCTTGGAATTAAGTTCTTCTCGAAATTAATTTCATTATTGATAAGAGAAAAATTGACCGATGTAACTTCCGGTTTTAGAGGTATGAACAGAGCAGTTCTAAATTTTGCACTTATTGACACATTCAACTTCGATTACCCTGATGCCGATTTTCTTTTAACTCTTCATAGAGCTGGTTTTAAATTTTGTGAAATACCGGTAGTTATGCAGAAACGGTTGGGTGGTAAATCGCAGCACAGAGGACTTAAGCCGCTCTACTATATATTCAAAATGTTACTTTCTATTTTTATTATCTTATTAAGAGAAAAAAAACGTTGA
- a CDS encoding class I SAM-dependent methyltransferase, with protein MDEKILRHRQVWQSKKILRDIYLQWYKWIENDLSAIEGKTLEIGSGIGNYKEFKPDILSSDIHVNPWVDLTFDAHRLPFNSSTFSNIVLVDTIHHLYNPIMFLEEALRVLKAGGRLILIEPFPSPFSLLIYRRFHPEPFIMDIDYYEVKNLESKKTWDANQAIPYLLFFKNKNRFQTKFLNRLKFIKRKKISFVLYPATGGFENKQIILNKLVPIIKFIENILTPFNWLMAFRCYIVIEKI; from the coding sequence ATGGATGAGAAAATATTAAGACATAGACAAGTTTGGCAAAGCAAAAAGATACTCAGGGACATATACTTACAGTGGTATAAATGGATTGAAAACGATTTAAGTGCTATAGAAGGAAAAACACTTGAGATTGGGAGCGGGATTGGTAATTACAAAGAGTTTAAACCGGATATCCTCAGTTCCGACATCCATGTTAATCCCTGGGTAGATTTAACATTCGATGCACATAGACTTCCTTTTAACTCCTCCACTTTTTCAAATATTGTCTTGGTTGATACCATCCATCATTTATATAATCCGATAATGTTTTTAGAAGAAGCTTTAAGGGTACTTAAAGCAGGGGGAAGGCTTATATTGATTGAGCCGTTTCCATCTCCTTTTTCTCTTCTTATTTATAGAAGGTTTCATCCGGAACCGTTTATTATGGATATAGATTATTACGAAGTGAAAAATCTAGAATCAAAGAAGACATGGGATGCTAATCAAGCTATTCCATACTTACTTTTTTTTAAAAACAAGAATAGATTTCAAACCAAATTTTTAAATCGACTAAAATTTATTAAAAGAAAAAAAATCAGTTTTGTTTTATATCCTGCAACAGGGGGATTTGAAAACAAACAGATAATTCTAAATAAGTTGGTTCCAATAATTAAATTCATAGAAAATATTTTAACACCATTTAATTGGTTAATGGCATTTAGATGCTACATAGTAATTGAGAAAATTTAA
- a CDS encoding glycosyltransferase family 4 protein, translating into MKICFVTDSYPPNIGGAEIVIQNIVEGVAKHGIETIVITTRPNGHLSSGVQSEEKNIIRIKIPKFLSRFWFLIFSISQILRHAKDADLIHGTSYGGIMPTFIAGKLLHKPIVLTIHEFMGNNWFRFGNNYFSALFYFLAEKIFARLSFSKFVAVSNYTENILINAGIKKEKVTLIYNGESFNEIKFSKSASEIRNELGIQPNDLVFAAYGRTGLTKGFEYLVDSIPLVLNEISNAIFLLILTKDDKKIWNRITAKINRIDKKRIIFFTSLHKGKLFDYLNAADVIIIPSLSEGFGYTTLEAVKMNKNIVATKVGAIPEVISGKYIFVEPQSAEAIKSGCIKAFKNEYVYKEPIIFKWENSINSYVKLYKEIIN; encoded by the coding sequence TTGAAAATCTGTTTTGTTACCGATTCCTACCCGCCAAACATTGGCGGTGCCGAAATAGTTATTCAGAATATAGTGGAGGGAGTAGCAAAACATGGAATTGAGACTATAGTAATAACAACCCGTCCCAATGGTCATTTATCATCAGGAGTCCAATCCGAAGAAAAAAACATTATACGAATCAAAATTCCAAAATTTTTAAGTCGTTTTTGGTTTTTGATTTTTTCTATCTCCCAGATTTTAAGACATGCCAAAGATGCAGATCTTATTCACGGTACAAGTTACGGCGGTATTATGCCAACATTCATTGCGGGCAAACTATTACATAAACCAATAGTCCTTACTATTCACGAATTTATGGGAAATAATTGGTTTAGGTTTGGCAATAATTATTTCTCTGCCTTATTCTATTTTCTTGCCGAAAAAATATTCGCAAGACTTTCATTTTCGAAATTTGTTGCAGTCTCAAATTATACTGAAAACATTTTGATCAATGCCGGTATTAAGAAAGAGAAAGTAACTCTAATTTATAACGGCGAAAGTTTCAACGAGATCAAGTTTAGTAAATCTGCTTCTGAAATTAGGAACGAATTAGGTATTCAGCCAAATGATTTGGTGTTCGCTGCATATGGAAGAACAGGTTTAACAAAGGGCTTTGAATATCTCGTCGACTCTATTCCATTGGTCCTTAATGAAATCAGCAATGCGATCTTTCTATTGATTCTGACCAAGGATGATAAGAAAATATGGAATAGGATCACTGCAAAAATTAATAGAATAGATAAAAAACGAATTATATTTTTCACATCTTTGCATAAAGGAAAATTATTCGATTATCTAAACGCAGCAGATGTAATAATAATTCCTTCTTTGTCAGAAGGATTCGGTTACACAACTCTTGAAGCTGTTAAGATGAATAAGAATATCGTGGCTACAAAGGTTGGTGCAATCCCAGAAGTAATAAGCGGAAAGTACATTTTTGTTGAGCCGCAGTCTGCCGAGGCTATTAAATCCGGTTGTATTAAAGCCTTTAAAAACGAATACGTGTATAAAGAACCCATAATATTTAAATGGGAAAATTCTATAAATAGTTACGTGAAATTATATAAAGAAATAATAAATTAG